In one window of Zhongshania aliphaticivorans DNA:
- the serC gene encoding 3-phosphoserine/phosphohydroxythreonine transaminase — protein MARRFNFCAGPASIPESVLAEASEQLLDWQGRGLSVMEMSHRSEEVVGIAKEAEADLRELMGISDDYAVLFLQGGASSQFSAVPLNLMGESKVVDYVNTGEWSKKAIKEAKRYANVNVVASSEDTNFTTIPAFDSWQLSDDAAYLHYTPNETIGGLEFFWTPDSKVPLVADMSSTILSRPIDVNKFGLIYAGAQKNIGPAGLTIVIVRKDLLGKANAMTPTMMDYKTAADNDSMYNTPPTLAWYLAGLVFKWLKAQGGLAAMEVINRRKAEKLYSYIDASGFYSNPVEVASRSLMNIPFVLADASLDKAFLAGADEAGLLNLKGHRSVGGMRASVYNAVPEEAVDALIAYMKDFAQENS, from the coding sequence ATGGCGCGTCGTTTTAATTTTTGTGCAGGCCCAGCCTCAATTCCTGAGTCAGTATTGGCAGAAGCCAGTGAGCAGCTTCTGGATTGGCAGGGGCGTGGTTTGTCCGTCATGGAAATGAGTCACCGCTCTGAAGAGGTGGTTGGGATTGCCAAGGAAGCTGAGGCTGACTTGCGTGAATTGATGGGCATTTCCGACGATTACGCTGTGTTGTTTTTGCAGGGTGGTGCCAGTAGCCAATTTTCTGCAGTGCCTCTCAATCTGATGGGGGAGAGTAAGGTTGTTGATTACGTCAACACCGGAGAATGGTCAAAAAAGGCAATTAAAGAAGCAAAGCGCTATGCTAATGTGAATGTGGTCGCGTCATCTGAAGACACAAATTTCACTACTATCCCAGCGTTTGATAGCTGGCAATTAAGCGACGATGCGGCTTACTTGCATTACACGCCAAATGAAACCATCGGCGGTTTAGAGTTTTTCTGGACGCCGGATAGCAAGGTGCCATTGGTTGCCGATATGTCCTCCACTATTTTGTCGCGTCCTATCGATGTGAATAAATTTGGTTTGATTTACGCTGGCGCTCAAAAGAATATCGGTCCAGCCGGTTTAACCATTGTCATCGTTCGTAAGGACTTGCTAGGTAAAGCGAATGCAATGACGCCGACAATGATGGATTACAAAACGGCTGCTGATAATGACTCTATGTACAATACACCGCCAACCTTGGCGTGGTATTTGGCAGGTTTGGTTTTTAAATGGCTGAAAGCCCAAGGTGGCTTAGCGGCGATGGAAGTCATTAACCGCCGTAAAGCAGAAAAATTGTACAGTTATATCGATGCCAGTGGTTTTTATAGCAATCCGGTTGAGGTTGCCAGTCGGTCATTGATGAATATTCCCTTTGTGTTGGCTGATGCCAGTTTGGATAAAGCGTTTCTTGCTGGGGCAGACGAAGCGGGTTTGCTGAACTTGAAGGGCCACCGTTCGGTGGGTGGTATGCGCGCAAGCGTTTATAACGCCGTCCCAGAAGAGGCTGTCGATGCATTGATTGCCTACATGAAAGACTTTGCACAAGAAAACAGCTGA
- the pheA gene encoding prephenate dehydratase, which translates to MSESNTPPVSLDDLRQSIDSIDTQIHDLLNRRATCAQQVAEVKLREFALAQQFESSTDSSSSQQLLFYRPEREAQVLARVKAANKGPLADDTVAFIFREIMSACLALEKPMEVAYLGPLGTFSQAAALKHFGHAVVSVPQASIDEVFAQVANGSCHYGVVPVENSTEGMVSHTLDAFINSPLKICGELELRIQLHLLVGKEGKETPIKRICAHQQALAQSRRWLDAHYPGVERSAVSSNGEAARMAAEEEGVAAIAGDMAQQQYGLLQLTANIEDQADNTTRFLIIGREDVAASGRDKTSLVVSARNRPGALVKLLAPFQKANVMLTRIDTRPSRTEPWTYVFFIEFEGHRDDAIIVDILNDIEQHSIMFKVLGSYPKAAI; encoded by the coding sequence ATGAGCGAATCTAACACGCCGCCAGTAAGCCTTGATGATCTACGTCAAAGCATCGATAGTATCGATACTCAGATTCACGATCTGCTGAATCGTCGTGCCACTTGCGCGCAGCAAGTGGCCGAGGTCAAGTTGCGGGAGTTTGCCCTAGCCCAGCAGTTTGAGTCGAGCACGGATAGCAGCAGTTCACAACAGCTGTTGTTTTATCGTCCTGAGCGGGAAGCGCAGGTTTTGGCGCGAGTTAAGGCGGCAAATAAAGGGCCACTTGCAGATGATACTGTGGCGTTTATTTTTCGTGAAATTATGTCGGCTTGTTTGGCTTTAGAGAAGCCGATGGAAGTTGCCTATTTGGGGCCGCTTGGCACCTTCAGTCAGGCCGCGGCGCTTAAGCACTTTGGCCACGCTGTGGTTAGTGTGCCGCAAGCGTCCATTGATGAAGTGTTTGCCCAGGTTGCCAATGGTAGCTGCCACTATGGAGTCGTACCGGTTGAGAATTCTACCGAAGGCATGGTATCTCATACCTTGGATGCGTTTATTAATTCTCCACTAAAGATTTGTGGTGAATTGGAATTGCGGATTCAGCTGCATTTATTGGTCGGTAAAGAGGGTAAAGAAACGCCAATAAAACGTATTTGTGCTCATCAACAAGCATTGGCGCAAAGCCGCCGCTGGTTAGACGCCCATTATCCCGGTGTTGAGCGCTCTGCGGTTAGTAGCAATGGTGAAGCGGCACGGATGGCAGCCGAAGAAGAGGGTGTGGCGGCGATTGCTGGCGATATGGCTCAACAGCAATATGGTTTATTGCAGCTTACCGCGAATATTGAAGATCAAGCCGATAATACGACACGTTTTTTGATCATAGGTCGAGAAGATGTCGCAGCCAGTGGGCGTGATAAGACCTCATTAGTTGTTTCGGCTAGGAATAGGCCGGGTGCGCTGGTGAAGTTGCTGGCGCCTTTTCAAAAAGCGAATGTCATGCTGACCCGCATCGATACGCGACCATCGCGTACCGAACCTTGGACTTACGTGTTCTTTATTGAGTTTGAAGGTCATCGTGACGATGCCATCATTGTTGATATTCTTAATGATATTGAGCAGCATTCTATTATGTTTAAAGTATTGGGTTCTTATCCCAAGGCTGCCATTTAA
- the hisC gene encoding histidinol-phosphate transaminase, protein MTCDVFAIANVGVQGLHPYQPGKPIEELQRELGLDSVVKLASNENPLGPSSLAAAAAQASLKQLHLYPDASGFELKNKLAEKLSVGVDQFTLGNGSNDVLDLIARTFLSAGSSAVFSQYAFIVYPIAVQAVGARAIITPAKDWGHDLDAMAAAIEADTKVVFIANPNNPTGNYLNRDALAAFLAKVPEHVIVVLDEAYIEYAEVDDFPDGLTFLAEYSNVIVTRTFSKAYGLAGLRIGYGVSSPQIADLLNRVRAPFNVSIPAMSAALAVLDDHDYLRRSQQVNSAGVKQLCAGFDDLGLPYIPSMGNFVAVELPCDAMPVYQALLQKGVIVRPVGVYQMPKHLRVSVGLEQENMRFLAALKNLINEGCFDK, encoded by the coding sequence GTGACGTGCGATGTGTTTGCGATAGCAAATGTAGGTGTTCAGGGTTTGCATCCCTATCAGCCGGGTAAGCCTATCGAAGAGCTTCAGCGTGAGCTGGGCTTGGACAGCGTGGTTAAACTGGCCAGTAATGAAAACCCGCTCGGGCCATCATCGTTGGCAGCGGCAGCGGCGCAGGCATCGTTAAAACAACTGCACTTATACCCTGATGCGAGTGGTTTTGAGCTTAAAAATAAGCTTGCTGAAAAATTATCTGTGGGCGTGGATCAGTTCACGCTGGGTAATGGCTCAAATGATGTTTTGGATTTAATTGCACGCACATTTTTAAGTGCAGGTAGTTCTGCGGTATTTTCTCAGTACGCTTTTATTGTTTATCCCATCGCTGTGCAGGCTGTTGGCGCTCGCGCTATTATTACGCCTGCCAAAGATTGGGGCCACGATTTAGACGCGATGGCGGCGGCTATCGAGGCAGACACAAAAGTCGTCTTTATTGCTAACCCAAATAATCCTACCGGAAACTACCTTAATCGTGATGCCTTGGCTGCTTTTTTGGCTAAGGTGCCTGAGCATGTCATCGTTGTTCTCGACGAGGCCTATATTGAATACGCTGAGGTTGATGATTTTCCCGATGGGCTAACGTTTCTTGCTGAATATTCCAATGTCATTGTGACCCGCACTTTTTCTAAAGCCTATGGCTTGGCGGGCTTGCGTATTGGTTACGGCGTTAGCAGTCCGCAAATTGCCGATTTACTGAACCGTGTCAGGGCACCGTTCAATGTCAGTATTCCTGCCATGTCGGCGGCCTTGGCGGTGCTTGATGATCACGATTATTTGCGTCGCAGTCAGCAAGTGAACTCCGCTGGGGTGAAACAGCTTTGCGCGGGATTTGATGACTTAGGATTACCCTATATTCCATCTATGGGTAATTTTGTTGCCGTTGAGTTGCCCTGCGATGCCATGCCTGTTTACCAAGCGCTGTTACAGAAAGGTGTAATTGTTAGGCCGGTGGGGGTGTATCAAATGCCTAAACACTTACGAGTTTCTGTTGGTCTTGAACAAGAAAATATGCGTTTTCTTGCCGCATTAAAAAATCTAATAAATGAGGGCTGCTTTGATAAATAA
- a CDS encoding prephenate dehydrogenase/arogenate dehydrogenase family protein, translating to MINKLTIIGLGLMGGSLAKALKAQQAVSEVVATGRRVESLERGLQLGVIDSYSLDMAEAVADADVVVIATPTLIAEKIMLELAPLMTPNMIVTDVASVKGNIERAAEKIFGEVPSNFVLGHPIAGSEQSGVDAATVDLFLDHRVILTPLENTSGAALSLIQSMWEACGAEVVRMDVAEHDAVLAATSHLPHVLAYTLVDALAQNGAAADIFRFAAGGFRDFTRIASSDPTMWHDIALANQAAILNGIDGFSAHLNKVRAAIASGDGDAIFATFDRAKRARDEHFLGQYLARQKKSPSS from the coding sequence TTGATAAATAAACTCACCATAATTGGTTTAGGCCTAATGGGTGGTTCATTGGCCAAAGCGCTAAAGGCGCAACAAGCTGTTAGCGAGGTTGTTGCAACTGGACGTCGTGTTGAGTCACTTGAGCGTGGTTTGCAGCTTGGGGTTATTGATTCTTATAGTTTAGATATGGCGGAGGCTGTTGCCGACGCTGATGTGGTAGTAATTGCCACGCCCACATTGATTGCTGAAAAAATCATGCTGGAATTGGCACCATTGATGACGCCCAATATGATCGTGACTGATGTGGCGAGCGTAAAAGGCAATATTGAGCGCGCAGCGGAGAAAATCTTTGGCGAAGTGCCGTCAAATTTTGTGCTGGGTCATCCTATCGCGGGTTCAGAGCAAAGCGGTGTAGATGCTGCAACCGTAGATTTGTTTCTTGACCATCGGGTTATTTTAACGCCACTAGAAAATACATCCGGTGCCGCCTTATCCCTTATTCAATCGATGTGGGAGGCCTGTGGCGCAGAGGTCGTTCGTATGGATGTGGCGGAGCACGATGCAGTGCTTGCGGCGACGAGCCACCTTCCTCATGTTTTGGCTTACACTTTGGTTGATGCACTTGCCCAAAATGGAGCCGCCGCGGATATTTTTCGGTTTGCAGCTGGTGGCTTTAGGGACTTTACCCGAATTGCCTCTAGTGATCCAACCATGTGGCATGATATTGCTTTAGCAAATCAAGCTGCGATATTGAACGGTATTGATGGCTTTAGTGCTCATCTAAATAAGGTTCGTGCCGCTATTGCTTCAGGCGATGGTGATGCTATTTTTGCTACTTTTGATCGTGCCAAGCGCGCTCGTGATGAACATTTTTTGGGCCAATATTTGGCTAGACAAAAAAAATCGCCTTCATCGTAA
- the aroA gene encoding 3-phosphoshikimate 1-carboxyvinyltransferase, giving the protein MDFLMQPGGQIRGKARVPGDKSMSHRSIMLGSIADGVTTVDGFLEGEDALSTLNAFRAMGVEIEGPENGRVVIHGVGRDGLKAPVGDIYVGNSGTSMRLLAGLLAGQQFDVTMTGDVSLSKRPMERVAAPLREMGAVVETAEGGRPPLTLRGGQSLKAIDYVLPMASAQVKSCVLLAGLYAEGETRTTEPAPTRDHSERMLRGFGYKVDVDGPVAKLQGGGRLSAVHIDVPADISSAAFFMVAASITPNADLTLEHVGINPTRVGVINILRAMGGDITVFNEREVGGEPVADIRICYAQLKGINIPEDQVPLAIDEFPVLFVAAACAEGQTVLTGAEELRVKESDRIQVMADGLQAMGISAEPTVDGVVIQGGQITGATVDSHHDHRIAMSFAVASLRATAPIKVTGCDNVATSFPNFVALASGLGMNIEVQA; this is encoded by the coding sequence GTGGATTTCTTAATGCAACCCGGTGGTCAAATACGTGGCAAGGCCCGTGTCCCCGGTGACAAATCAATGTCTCATCGCTCCATTATGCTTGGTTCGATTGCCGATGGCGTGACCACGGTAGATGGTTTTCTTGAAGGTGAAGATGCCTTGTCAACGCTTAATGCTTTTCGGGCAATGGGGGTAGAAATTGAAGGCCCAGAAAATGGTCGAGTGGTCATTCACGGTGTGGGCAGGGACGGGCTTAAGGCCCCGGTTGGCGATATCTATGTAGGTAATTCCGGTACATCTATGCGTTTGCTGGCGGGGTTGTTAGCGGGGCAGCAATTTGATGTGACGATGACCGGCGATGTGTCATTAAGCAAGCGCCCGATGGAGCGGGTTGCGGCGCCTTTGCGAGAAATGGGCGCAGTGGTAGAAACCGCTGAAGGTGGGCGTCCGCCTCTAACTTTACGGGGTGGTCAGTCATTAAAAGCGATTGATTATGTGTTGCCGATGGCGAGCGCGCAGGTGAAATCTTGCGTGTTGTTGGCGGGCTTATATGCCGAAGGTGAGACCCGTACGACAGAGCCAGCGCCAACACGTGATCACAGTGAGCGTATGTTGCGCGGATTTGGTTACAAAGTTGACGTTGATGGCCCGGTAGCGAAGTTACAGGGTGGTGGACGTTTAAGTGCGGTGCATATAGATGTGCCAGCGGATATTTCTTCAGCGGCTTTCTTTATGGTGGCGGCAAGTATTACACCGAATGCAGACTTAACTTTGGAGCATGTTGGAATTAACCCAACGCGGGTTGGTGTGATTAATATTCTGCGTGCCATGGGTGGCGATATTACCGTCTTTAATGAGCGAGAGGTCGGCGGCGAGCCGGTGGCGGATATCCGTATTTGTTACGCCCAGCTTAAGGGTATCAATATTCCTGAAGATCAAGTACCTCTGGCAATAGATGAGTTTCCGGTGCTGTTTGTGGCAGCTGCCTGTGCTGAGGGGCAAACCGTGCTCACCGGTGCCGAAGAGTTGAGAGTTAAAGAAAGCGATCGCATTCAAGTAATGGCAGACGGGCTGCAAGCGATGGGTATTAGTGCTGAGCCAACTGTCGACGGCGTTGTCATTCAGGGTGGTCAAATTACTGGGGCAACGGTTGATAGTCATCACGATCACCGTATTGCGATGTCTTTTGCGGTAGCCTCGTTGCGCGCGACAGCGCCTATTAAAGTCACAGGCTGCGACAATGTGGCAACCTCGTTTCCTAACTTTGTCGCCTTGGCCTCGGGTTTGGGCATGAACATAGAAGTGCAAGCATGA
- the cmk gene encoding (d)CMP kinase: protein MSLSAPVIAIDGPSGSGKGTLCQKLAQHLGWHLLDSGALYRLVGMAADKHGCAFDDEAAIAKLAANLDVEFVAGEPGEPTRVLLEGEDVSGDLRTETTGMLASKVAVLPAVRSALLGRQRDFAQAPGLVADGRDMGTVVFTSAPVKIFLTASAEERADRRYLQLKSKGDDVNLAALLGEIRARDKRDSERELAPLKPAEDAVQLDSSGLGIDEVFDRVLAEVNARLIGL from the coding sequence ATTTCATTGTCTGCGCCGGTAATTGCAATTGACGGTCCTAGTGGTTCTGGCAAGGGGACGCTTTGCCAAAAGTTAGCTCAGCACTTGGGCTGGCATTTGTTGGATAGCGGTGCTTTATACCGTCTAGTCGGGATGGCGGCAGATAAACATGGCTGCGCCTTTGATGATGAGGCCGCTATCGCAAAATTGGCTGCAAATTTAGATGTCGAGTTTGTTGCCGGTGAACCGGGAGAACCCACGCGGGTATTGCTGGAAGGTGAGGATGTCAGCGGCGATTTACGCACTGAAACCACCGGTATGTTGGCGTCTAAAGTGGCTGTATTGCCCGCTGTGCGCAGTGCTTTATTAGGTCGCCAGCGCGATTTTGCACAGGCGCCAGGTTTGGTTGCTGACGGTCGAGATATGGGGACGGTGGTGTTTACCAGTGCGCCAGTCAAGATCTTTTTGACGGCAAGTGCCGAAGAGCGGGCTGATCGACGCTATCTGCAGTTGAAATCAAAGGGCGATGATGTTAATCTCGCGGCCCTTTTAGGGGAGATCCGCGCGCGCGACAAGCGTGATTCCGAGCGCGAACTGGCTCCTTTAAAGCCCGCAGAAGACGCTGTTCAGCTTGATAGCAGTGGTTTGGGTATAGATGAAGTGTTTGATCGAGTGTTGGCGGAAGTCAACGCTCGTCTTATTGGTTTGTAA
- the rpsA gene encoding 30S ribosomal protein S1 has protein sequence MSESFADLFEESLKTIDMKPGSIVTGVVIDIDSDWVTVHAGLKSEGVIPREQFLSESGEFVLAIGDEVQVALESVEDGFGETKLSREKAKRAEAWTTLEAAYEAEETVVGIINGKVKGGFTVDINSIRAFLPGSLVDVRPVRDTAHLEGKELEFKVIKLDQKRNNVVVSRRAVLESVNSEEREALLESLQEGMVVKGIVKNLTDYGAFVDLGGIDGLLHITDMAWKRIKHPSEIVEVGQEIDVRILKFDRERNRVSLGLKQLGEDPWVAIKARYPENSRVKAKVTNLTDYGCFAEIEEGVEGLVHVSEMDWTNKNIHPSKVVQVGDEVEVMILDIDEERRRISLGIKQCQQNPWDAFGGQFTKGDKIKGAIKSITDFGIFIGLDGNIDGLVHLSDISWNETGEEAVRKFKKGDEIETVILSIDPERERISLGIKQLEDDPFSNYVAENDKGAIVNGVVKEVDAKAAVVVLSEEVEGVLKASEISRDKVEDARNVLKVGDAVEVKIISVDRKNRAMTLSIKAKDVDDEKEAVKSLREKEVETAAPATIGDLIKAQMESKD, from the coding sequence ATGAGCGAGAGCTTTGCTGATCTATTTGAAGAAAGTTTAAAAACCATTGATATGAAACCCGGTTCAATTGTGACCGGCGTTGTTATTGATATCGACAGTGATTGGGTTACTGTCCATGCGGGACTGAAATCAGAGGGTGTTATTCCTCGCGAGCAGTTTCTGAGCGAGAGCGGTGAATTCGTTCTGGCTATTGGTGACGAAGTTCAAGTTGCTCTAGAGTCTGTAGAAGATGGCTTTGGCGAAACTAAACTGTCACGCGAGAAAGCTAAGCGCGCCGAAGCGTGGACCACACTTGAAGCAGCTTATGAAGCTGAAGAAACTGTTGTCGGTATTATAAATGGTAAGGTTAAAGGCGGTTTCACTGTTGATATCAACAGCATTCGCGCTTTCTTACCTGGTTCATTGGTTGATGTTCGTCCAGTTCGCGATACCGCGCACTTGGAAGGCAAAGAGCTTGAATTCAAAGTCATTAAGCTGGACCAGAAACGCAACAACGTGGTTGTTTCGCGTCGTGCCGTTCTTGAGAGTGTAAACAGTGAAGAGCGCGAAGCGCTGCTGGAATCTCTGCAAGAAGGTATGGTTGTTAAAGGTATCGTTAAAAACTTGACCGACTACGGTGCTTTCGTAGATTTGGGTGGTATTGACGGCCTGTTACACATTACAGATATGGCTTGGAAGCGTATTAAGCATCCAAGTGAAATCGTTGAAGTAGGTCAAGAAATTGACGTGCGCATTCTTAAGTTTGACCGTGAGCGTAACCGCGTATCATTGGGTCTGAAGCAACTTGGCGAAGATCCTTGGGTTGCTATCAAAGCGCGTTACCCAGAAAACTCTCGTGTTAAAGCTAAGGTGACTAACCTTACTGACTACGGTTGTTTTGCTGAGATCGAAGAAGGCGTTGAAGGTTTGGTTCACGTTTCTGAAATGGATTGGACTAACAAAAACATCCACCCATCTAAAGTCGTTCAAGTTGGCGATGAAGTAGAAGTGATGATTTTGGATATCGACGAAGAGCGTCGTCGTATTTCTTTGGGTATCAAGCAGTGTCAACAAAACCCATGGGATGCCTTCGGTGGTCAATTCACTAAAGGTGACAAAATTAAGGGTGCGATCAAGTCGATCACTGACTTCGGTATCTTTATCGGTCTAGATGGCAACATCGACGGTCTGGTTCACTTGTCAGACATTTCTTGGAACGAAACTGGCGAAGAAGCCGTACGTAAGTTCAAGAAAGGTGATGAGATTGAAACAGTTATTCTGTCAATCGACCCTGAGCGCGAGCGTATCTCTCTAGGTATTAAGCAGCTAGAAGATGACCCGTTCTCTAATTACGTTGCAGAAAATGACAAAGGCGCCATTGTAAATGGTGTTGTTAAAGAAGTTGATGCAAAAGCTGCTGTTGTTGTGCTGAGTGAAGAAGTTGAGGGCGTACTAAAAGCGTCTGAAATCAGCCGTGACAAAGTTGAAGATGCACGTAACGTCTTAAAAGTTGGTGATGCTGTTGAAGTTAAAATCATCAGTGTGGATCGCAAAAATCGTGCAATGACTTTGTCTATTAAGGCGAAGGATGTTGACGATGAGAAGGAAGCGGTTAAATCACTACGTGAGAAAGAAGTCGAAACTGCTGCTCCAGCAACTATCGGTGACTTGATCAAAGCTCAGATGGAAAGCAAAGACTAA
- the ihfB gene encoding integration host factor subunit beta, with product MTKSELIELITERQPQLSHKDVELAVKTMIEHMSTVLATGDRIEIRGFGSFSLHYREPRMGRNPKTGDTVELPGKYVPHFKPGKELRERVNLSLQSGS from the coding sequence ATGACCAAATCTGAATTAATCGAATTGATTACCGAGCGTCAGCCTCAGTTGTCCCATAAGGATGTTGAGTTGGCTGTGAAAACCATGATTGAACATATGTCGACGGTTTTGGCTACTGGTGATCGTATTGAGATACGAGGCTTTGGCAGTTTTTCTCTGCATTACCGAGAACCACGAATGGGGCGCAACCCCAAAACGGGTGATACGGTAGAGCTACCCGGTAAATATGTTCCGCATTTTAAGCCAGGTAAGGAATTGCGTGAACGCGTTAATTTGAGCCTGCAGTCTGGCTCTTGA
- a CDS encoding LapA family protein, producing the protein MRLIRTILVLILLIMVLAVGLLFTIQNDALVPLNVLVAELPAQRLSTWIILAFFVGGVAGLAASSVVILRLQASRLRLRRLVNAPKTKPRTQVTSS; encoded by the coding sequence ATGCGCCTGATCCGTACGATTTTAGTGCTAATCCTTTTGATAATGGTACTGGCTGTTGGCTTGTTGTTTACAATCCAAAATGATGCCCTTGTACCGTTGAACGTACTGGTTGCAGAACTTCCTGCGCAACGTTTATCTACTTGGATAATTTTGGCGTTCTTTGTCGGTGGGGTTGCGGGTCTAGCTGCTAGCTCGGTTGTTATTCTTCGTTTACAGGCTTCACGGCTTCGTTTACGTCGTCTAGTTAATGCTCCTAAAACTAAACCCCGAACACAGGTGACCAGTAGCTAA
- a CDS encoding lipopolysaccharide assembly protein LapB yields the protein MSEEIVQFFIILVAVASGWLLGYWYRPKQKGSVTDDTASSYYKGLNYLLSEQAGAAVMTVINELPVNIETLPTHLALGNLMRSKGEVEGAIRIHQNLLSRPSLPKDKLYQVHLELARDYISAGLFDRAERLLRDVVDESTLYRSEALTHLQNIYQSEKDWDQAIAVARLRLPQKHWLKKQAVATAADRAVECSLSHYYCEKAQRLVYSRDFKLASKELQDARYFDNQNVRSLLLSAHIAIQEKKPQLALDLLQSILENQPAYASEVLPLFREAFTHLGNRTQYLHALRRIVEKVNCTAFIIECADVIAECDGSEAAERYLHEASMQRPTTGLLAAVLERSPNELSSTVLTQQFLQQLKAERPSYRCRHCGFSGQKLHWLCPSCEQWGTIAPIRGIQGD from the coding sequence ATGAGTGAGGAAATAGTTCAATTTTTTATCATTCTAGTTGCGGTGGCGAGTGGGTGGCTACTAGGGTATTGGTATCGTCCAAAACAGAAAGGCTCGGTCACGGATGACACTGCAAGCTCGTATTATAAGGGCCTGAATTACTTGCTAAGCGAGCAAGCTGGCGCAGCGGTGATGACCGTTATCAATGAATTACCCGTGAATATTGAAACCCTCCCCACGCACCTTGCGCTAGGCAATTTAATGCGCAGCAAGGGTGAAGTAGAAGGGGCGATACGTATTCATCAGAATTTATTGTCGCGACCAAGTTTACCTAAAGATAAGTTGTATCAGGTTCACCTTGAGCTTGCGAGGGATTATATATCTGCGGGCTTATTTGATCGTGCAGAGCGCTTACTTAGGGATGTCGTGGATGAGTCCACGCTATATCGCTCTGAGGCTTTGACGCATTTACAAAATATTTATCAAAGTGAAAAAGACTGGGATCAAGCTATCGCAGTGGCACGTTTACGTCTACCGCAGAAGCATTGGCTTAAAAAACAGGCTGTTGCGACCGCGGCAGATCGAGCCGTAGAGTGCTCGTTGAGTCATTATTATTGTGAAAAAGCACAACGTTTAGTGTACTCGCGCGATTTTAAGTTGGCTTCTAAAGAGCTGCAGGACGCCCGTTATTTCGATAATCAAAATGTTAGGTCTTTGCTGTTGTCTGCACATATTGCGATTCAAGAAAAAAAGCCTCAACTTGCTCTCGACCTTCTTCAATCAATACTAGAAAATCAGCCAGCGTATGCAAGTGAAGTCCTACCCTTATTTCGAGAGGCCTTTACACATCTCGGTAACCGAACTCAATACCTGCATGCTCTGCGAAGAATTGTCGAGAAGGTGAACTGCACGGCGTTTATTATTGAATGCGCAGATGTTATAGCTGAGTGCGATGGGTCAGAGGCTGCTGAGCGATATTTACACGAGGCATCAATGCAACGCCCAACTACGGGTTTATTGGCTGCGGTGCTTGAGCGTTCTCCGAATGAGCTAAGTTCGACTGTTTTAACCCAGCAGTTTTTGCAACAACTTAAGGCAGAGCGGCCTAGTTATCGGTGTCGACATTGCGGTTTTTCGGGGCAAAAGCTGCACTGGCTGTGTCCGAGCTGTGAGCAGTGGGGTACCATTGCGCCCATTCGTGGTATACAAGGTGATTAA
- the pyrF gene encoding orotidine-5'-phosphate decarboxylase yields the protein MTEKSPLIVALDFAVRTELDAFVEQLDPSLCRLKVGKELFTLYGPEVVRDLQQRGFEIFLDLKFHDIPNTTAAAVAAAADLGVWMVNVHASGGAKMMSAAKSALLPFGNDAPLLIAVTVLTSMQSEDLRAVGVNNEAVDQVSRLASLTAESGLDGVVCSAQEVFVLRNIVPKEFLLVTPGIRPEGSERGDQQRVATPVEALAQGSNYLVIGRPITRSADPLATLKEINASLGY from the coding sequence ATGACTGAAAAATCTCCACTCATTGTTGCGTTAGATTTTGCTGTTCGCACCGAGCTTGATGCCTTTGTTGAGCAGCTTGATCCATCCTTATGTCGCCTTAAAGTAGGCAAAGAACTTTTTACCTTGTATGGGCCTGAGGTGGTAAGAGACCTTCAGCAACGTGGTTTCGAGATTTTTCTTGATTTAAAGTTTCATGATATTCCCAATACGACAGCCGCGGCTGTTGCTGCTGCAGCAGATCTGGGAGTGTGGATGGTGAATGTCCATGCGTCCGGTGGGGCTAAGATGATGTCGGCGGCAAAATCGGCCTTGCTCCCGTTTGGAAATGATGCGCCCTTATTAATTGCAGTTACTGTGTTAACGTCAATGCAAAGCGAGGACTTACGGGCTGTTGGTGTCAATAATGAGGCTGTGGACCAGGTGAGCCGGTTGGCATCCTTGACGGCAGAAAGCGGTTTAGATGGTGTTGTTTGCTCTGCTCAAGAAGTGTTTGTGTTGCGCAATATTGTTCCTAAGGAATTTTTGCTTGTTACCCCAGGTATTAGACCTGAGGGCAGTGAGCGGGGAGATCAGCAAAGAGTGGCAACGCCCGTTGAAGCGCTTGCTCAAGGAAGCAATTATTTGGTGATTGGTAGGCCGATTACTCGCAGTGCCGACCCGCTGGCTACTCTCAAAGAAATCAACGCCTCCTTAGGCTATTAA